A single genomic interval of Trachemys scripta elegans isolate TJP31775 chromosome 3, CAS_Tse_1.0, whole genome shotgun sequence harbors:
- the IYD gene encoding iodotyrosine deiodinase 1, whose product MELFSSLTPVFIAIICVLIGIILKSNRKSSKKGKSETKNKSESRPWVDDDLRDSTDLHVEEEDADGDWQGLDENIAHVSFSAERYSEGEMIKRSKEFYELLNKRRSVRFISDEPVPREVINNVIKAAGTSPSGAHTEPWTFVVVQDPELKHRIREIIEEEEEINYKKRMGDRWVNDLKRLRTNWIKEYLDTAPYLILIFKQVYGMLPNGQKKTHYYNEISVSIACGILLAALQNVGLVTVTSTPLNCGPRLRVLLQRPKNEKLLLLLPVGYPSKDATVPDLTRKPLDNIRVVM is encoded by the exons ATGGAACTCTTTTCTTCCCTGACCCCAGTCTTCATAGCAATTATATGTGTTTTGATTGGGATAATCCTGAAAAGCAAcaggaaaagcagcaagaaagGGAAGAGTGAGACTAAAAATAAGTCTGAATCTCGCCCATGGGTGGATGACGACCTCAGAGACAGCACTGACCTTCACGTAGAGGAAGAAG ATGCTGATGGCGACTGGCAGGGATTAGATGAAAACATTGCACATGTCTCCTTCTCTGCTGAGCGTTACTCTGAGGGTGAAATGATTAAAAGGTCAAAGGAATTTTATGAGCTTCTAAATAAGAGACGGTCGGTCAGATTTATAAGCGATGAGCCAGTCCCCAGGGAGGTCATTAATAATGTCATCAAAGCAGCAG GAACTTCTCCAAGTGGAGCACACACTGAGCCTTGGACCTTTGTGGTAGTGCAGGATCCTGAACTAAAACATAGGATTCGGGAGATCatcgaagaggaggaggaaataaaCTACAAGAAAAGAATGGGAGACCGATGGGTTAATGACCTGAAGAGACTGAG AACAAACTGGATAAAAGAATACCTGGATACAGCTCCCTATCTGATCCTCATTTTTAAGCAGGTGTATGGGATGCTTCCAAATGGCCAAAAGAAGACCCATTACTACAATGAGATCAGTGTTTCTATTGCCTGTGGTATTCTCCTTGCTGCACTGCAG AACGTGGGTCTGGTCACAGTGACCTCAACACCTCTGAACTGTGGTCCTCGCCTCAGGGTGCTGCTCCAACGCCCCAAAAATGAGAAGTTACTCTTGCTGCTCCCTGTTGGGTACCCCAGCAAAGATGCCACTGTGCCTGATTTGACACGAAAGCCACTGGATAACATTAGGGTGGTTATGTGA